Proteins co-encoded in one Girardinichthys multiradiatus isolate DD_20200921_A chromosome 11, DD_fGirMul_XY1, whole genome shotgun sequence genomic window:
- the LOC124876706 gene encoding uncharacterized protein LOC124876706, whose amino-acid sequence MDRCDEREGIPARKRKTSCKYLEKWDSEFYFLKKSRMGHSHAFCKICNCDFSVSHGGRNDISQHEKSTKHKRWLEAQKQAQAMSTFVTRNTTEADQVINAEVKMAMLCAKNNVAFNFCDDFNKCVAEMFPDSAIARKFSAGKTKATQLIKGAIATELDDELAKTCRSQPFSVMCDESNNRKGNKEFVILTRLYDEATLQVVTRFMEMPLCNVGNAENLYEKLSEALRKRGIPGENLIAFNSDNASVMKGRHNSIISRLKQNQPHVQDLSCICHLAQLATGCGIRAAQVPVEDILVGIYTHFDKSAKRCELYKRFVDFTDSDHLKLLRYCSTRWLSLLTCIQRVLNQWDALQAYFNSQEEVERSAKVRDLASHLRDPIVKAYFMFLSALKPLYEFNIVFQSEAVQIHRLEEEIYRLIKRILGFLIPAGAIMGVPLKEVEYGEGHQLADEELFIGAETKAFMARKELPVSAEKKIFQFLLPSSYLIISSFHSMRL is encoded by the exons ATGGATAGATGTGACGAAAGGGAAGGCATTCCTGccagaaaaagaaagacatcGTGCAAATATCTTGAAAAATGGGACAGcgaattttattttctaaagaagaGCAGGATGGGGCACAGTCATGCGTTCTGTAAGATTTGTAACTGCGATTTTAGTGTCTCCCACGGGGGAAGGAACGACATCAGTCAGCATGAAAAATCGACCAAGCACAAGCGCTGGCTAGAGGCACAGAAACAGGCCCAGGCAATGTCAACATTTGTGACTAGAAATACCACCGAGGCAGACCAGGTCATAAATGCGGAGGTTAAAATGGCAATGCTGTGTGCCAAAAACAATGTTGCTTTCAACTTCTGTGATGACTTCAATAAGTGTGTAGCTGAAATGTTCCCGGACTCTGCTATCGCACGGAAATTCTCGGCGGGAAAAACCAAGGCTACCCAACTCATCAAAG GTGCCATAGCAACAGAGCTAGATGACGAGTTGGCCAAAACATGCCGATCTCAGCCATTTTCTGTGATGTGCGACGAATCGAACaacagaaaaggaaataaagaatTCGTCATCCTAACTAGACTCTACGATGAGGCCACTCTGCAGGTCGTTACAAGATTCATGGAGATGCCTCTATGCAACGTGGGAAATGCAGAAAATCTGTATGAAAAACTGAGTGAAGCACTAAG AAAAAGAGGCATCCCAGGGGAGAACCTGATAGCCTTTAACTCTGATAATGCGAGCGTCATGAAAGGCAGACACAACTCTATTATCAGCAGACTGAAACAGAACCAGCCCCACGTCCAGGACCTCAGCTGCATCTGCCACCTGGCACAGCTGGCCACTGGCTGTGGCATCAGAGCAGCCCAGGTACCGGTGGAAGACATCCTGGTGGGGATATACACCCACTTTGATAAAAG TGCAAAAAGATGTGAACTCTACAAAAGGTTTGTAGATTTCACTGATTCAGACCACCTGAAGCTCCTCAGGTACTGCAGCACCAGATGGCTGAGTCTGCTAACCTGCATCCAGAGAGTGTTGAACCAGTGGGATGCACTACAG GCCTACTTTAACAGTcaggaggaggtggagaggaGTGCCAAAGTGCGCGATCTAGCAAGCCATCTGCGTGATCCAATCGTGAAGGCTTACTTCATGTTCCTGAGTGCCCTTAAGCCTTTATATGAATTTAATATTGTCTTCCAG TCGGAGGCCGTGCAGATTCACAGACTTGAAGAGGAGATCTACAGGCTGATCAAGAGGATCCTGGGGTTCCTCATACCAGCCGGGGCCATCATGGGTGTACCTCTCAAGGAGGTGGAGTATGGAGAAGGACATCAGCTGGCTGATGAAGAGCTCTTTATAGGAGCAGAAACAAAGGCATTCATGGCAAGGAAAGAGCTCCCTGTGTCAGCGGAGAAGAAaatctttcagtttttattacCCAGCAGTTATTTAATTATATCATCTTTTCACAGTATGAGATTATAg